The window CGCATGGCGGTGAGGGGTCCCTGTCCGCGCGCTCCCTCGTAGGCGCCAGTCTTCCCCCGTCGTCTCGCCCGTTTCCATCCCAGGGTTGCCCGGTACACTCCATGGCGTCCGTCCGTTCATCGCTGGGCCCCTTCATCCCGAAAGGAGGACGCCATGGGCCAGTTCCGCGATCGCATGGACGAGGAGCTCCGCCTCCGGGGGTATAGCGCAAGCACCCGCGAGTGCTATGTGCGCTGCGTCCGCAACTTCGTCCGCCACTTCATGCGGCCCCCCGATCAGCTCACCCTCGAGCACATCCGCCAGTACCAGCTCCATCTGACCCGGGAGCGCCAGGTCTCCTGGGCCTATTTCCCCATAGCTGGCGTCGGTGACCGGCGTCGGCGGGCGGCTTCGTTCAACGCGCCTTTTTCGCCCATCGCGCTGTCGCGCGACGACACGAAA is drawn from Candidatus Rokuibacteriota bacterium and contains these coding sequences:
- a CDS encoding phage integrase N-terminal SAM-like domain-containing protein codes for the protein MGQFRDRMDEELRLRGYSASTRECYVRCVRNFVRHFMRPPDQLTLEHIRQYQLHLTRERQVSWAYFPIAGVGDRRRRAASFNAPFSPIALSRDDTKKPSSFHWRTSRVARGSNSLL